A region of Lolium rigidum isolate FL_2022 unplaced genomic scaffold, APGP_CSIRO_Lrig_0.1 contig_23317_1, whole genome shotgun sequence DNA encodes the following proteins:
- the LOC124680626 gene encoding cytokinin dehydrogenase 5-like, with protein sequence MARCLVLTLLFQVYCLVSTVGLPLPLDPTELLQLGGDVGGGRLSVDPADLREASGDFGGFTRAEPLAVYHPRGAGDVAALVRAAYSTGGLRVSARGHGHSISGQAQVPGGVVVDMSHSHGRKHASRALPAYSAAVGGHYVDVWGGELWIDVLNWTLANGGLAPRSWTDYLYLSVGGTLSNAGISGQAFHHGPQINNVYELDIVTGKGETVTCSATTNSDLFFGALGGLGQFGIITRARIALEPAPRKVRWIRALYSNFTEFTADQERLISPKHGGRRFDYVEGFVVAAEGLINNWRSSFFSPQNPVKLSSLKQHTGVLYCLEVTKNYDDSTNAATVDQEVDALLGDLNFLPGTVFTTDLPYVDFLDRVHKAELKLRSKGMWEVPHPWLNLFVPASRIADFDRGVFHGILGSRTSGGPILIYPMNKHKWDPRSSVVTPDEEVFYLVAFLRSVLPGAPQSLEELARQNRQILDFCADAGIGVKQYLPNHKSQHEWEEHFGPERWARFASLKAEYDPKAMLATGQGIFPPSADSSAPLLSDS encoded by the exons ATGGCGCGGTGCTTGGTGCTCACGCTGCTTTTCCAAGTCTACTGCCTCGTCTCAACCGtcgggctgccgctgccgctggacCCCACGGAGCTGCTGCAGCTGGGAGGCGACGTGGGCGGCGGCAGGCTCAGCGTCGACCCGGCCGACCTCCGGGAGGCGTCCGGCGACTTCGGGGGCTTCACCCGCGCTGAGCCGCTGGCCGTGTACCACCCGCGCGGCGCCGGCGACGTGGCCGCGCTGGTCCGGGCGGCGTACTCAACCGGCGGCCTCCGCGTATCAGCGCGTGGCCACGGGCATTCCATCAGCGGGCAGGCACAGGTGCCCGGCGGGGTGGTGGTGGACATGAGCCACAGCCACGGGAGGAAACATGCGTCCCGGGCATTGCCGGCGTACTCGGCGGCGGTGGGCGGGCACTACGTGGACGTGTGGGGCGGCGAGCTGTGGATCGACGTCCTCAACTGGACACTGGCGAACGGCGGGCTAGCGCCGCGGTCGTGGACGGACTACCTCTACCTCTCCGTGGGCGGCACCCTCTCCAACGCGGGCATCAGCGGCCAGGCCTTCCACCATGGCCCCCAGATCAACAATGTCTACGAGCTCGACATCGTCACCG GGAAGGGAGAGACGGTGACCTGCTCGGCGACGACGAACTCAGACCTGTTCTTCGGCGCGCTTGGCGGGCTGGGGCAGTTCGGGATCATCACGCGTGCTCGCATTGCCCTCGAGCCTGCTCCCCGCAAG GTTCGCTGGATCCGGGCGCTCTACTCCAACTTCACCGAGTTCACTGCGGACCAGGAGCGGCTTATCTCCCCCAAGCACGGCGGCCGCCGGTTTGACTACGTGGAGGGCTTCGTCGTCGCGGCCGAGGGCCTCATCAACAACTGGAGGTCCTCATTCTTCTCCCCGCAGAACCCAGTGAAGCTCAGCTCGCTCAAGCAGCACACCGGTGTGCTCTACTGCCTCGAGGTCACCAAGAACTACGACGACTCCACCAACGCCGCCACCGTTGATCAG GAGGTAGACGCGCTGCTGGGCGATCTGAACTTCCTACCGGGTACTGTGTTTACGACCGACCTGCCGTACGTGGACTTCCTCGACCGTGTCCACAAGGCGGAACTGAAGCTTCGCAGCAAGGGCATGTGGGAGGTGCCGCACCCGTGGCTGAACCTCTTCGTGCCGGCCTCGCGCATCGCCGACTTCGACCGCGGCGTCTTCCACGGCATCCTGGGCAGCCGCACCTCCGGCGGACCCATCCTCATCTACCCCATGAACAAGCACAA GTGGGACCCGAGGAGCTCGGTGGTGACGCCCGACGAAGAGGTGTTCTACCTTGTGGCCTTCCTCCGATCGGTGCTGCCCGGCGCGCCGCAGAGCCTCGAGGAGCTGGCGCGGCAGAACCGTCAGATCCTCGACTTCTGCGCCGACGCCGGGATCGGGGTCAAGCAGTACCTGCCCAACCACAAGTCCCAGCACGAGTGGGAGGAACATTTCGGCCCGGAGAGATGGGCAAGGTTCGCGAGCCTCAAGGCCGAGTACGACCCCAAGGCCATGCTGGCCACTGGGCAGGGGATCTTCCCGCCGTCGGCAGACTCATCGGCTCCGCTCTTGTCGGATTCTTGA